In Oryza brachyantha chromosome 1, ObraRS2, whole genome shotgun sequence, the following are encoded in one genomic region:
- the LOC102722430 gene encoding mediator-associated protein 2 — MVKVSSSKVRYEPGPTFEENNKEAMLDISPTESTELWLIQWPLNQVDVSDFHGEELTLKLHHDGTLGSLESSSGKSYELVSFASQQPDATVFLPSGSEAKAVGKISRRVSLVRYPDPEELEKPSYGSLTPSSKKSAGSSKRTRSRFTSGSKNRSSQGSALSLGQQSAEPMHKHKQKGKDESSLAHSNVSGKSTEGSQARSGDSNTTSEMPQSSAERSKKKNKKVRIAE; from the exons ATGGTGAAGGTGTCATCAAGCAAAGTCCG CTATGAGCCTGGACCGACATTTGAGGAGAACAATAAGGAGGCTATGCTTGACATCTCACCAACAGAGTCAACAGAACTTTGGCTAATACAATGGCCTCTAAATCAG GTAGATGTTTCTGATTTTCATGGGGAAGAGCTTACTCTTAAGTTGCATCACGATGGAACATTGGGCAGTCTGGAGAGTTCATCAG GGAAATCTTATGAACTTGTCAGCTTTGCCTCTCAGCAACCAGATGCAACTGTTTTCCTGCCATCAGGATCAGAAGCAAAAGCTG TTGGGAAGATTTCACGTCGAGTTAGCTTAGTTCGGTATCCTGATCCTGAAGAACTGGAGAAGCCTAGTTATGGGAGTCTTACTCCTAGCAGTAAGAAATCTGCAG GTTCCTCGAAGAGGACAAGGTCTCGGTTCACTAGCGGATCGAAGAACCGCAGCAGCCAAGGTTCAGCGCTGTCGCTGGGCCAACAAAGCGCCGAGCCCATGCACAAGCACAAGCAAAAAGGAAAGGATGAAAGCAGCCTGGCGCACTCAAATGTATCAGGCAAGTCCACCGAAGGATCGCAGGCCCGTAGCGGTGACAGCAACACGACATCGGAGATGCCTCAGTCGTCAGCTGAGAGatccaagaagaagaacaagaaagtTAGGATCGCAGAGTAG
- the LOC102718041 gene encoding probable FAD synthase, with product MEVDAAVRASGDSVMRAKYDRAVYVVQRAFALYPFDEIAFSFNGGKDSTVLLHLLRAGYYLHRTSSGNGDQMGCTIQNCPMRTIYFEDPTAFPEINSFTYDTASTYGLPLETIRTDFKSGLEALLKEKPTKAIFLGTRNGDPNAVGQEQFSPSSPGWPPFMRVNPILDWSYRDVWSFLLTCKVNYCSLYDQGYTSIGSIHDTVPNAQLSDGPGVFKPAYMLTDGTLERAGRAKKVNRKKEVDRNSETSSITSAKP from the exons ATGGAGGTGGATGCGGCGgtgcgggcgagcggcgactcCGTGATGCGCGCCAAGTACGACCGCGCCGTCTACGTCGTCCAGCGAGCCTTCGCTCTCTACCC GTTCGACGAAATCGCATTTAGCTTCAACGGTGGCAAAGATTCAACT GTGCTGCTGCATTTGCTTCGAGCTGGCTACTACCTTCACAGAACAAGTTCAGGCAATGGGGATCAAATGGGCTGTACCATTCAAAACTGCCCCATGCGGACCATTTACTTTGAAGATCCTACTGCCTTTCCTGAAATCAATTCGTTCACTTATGATACTGCTTCCAC CTACGGTTTGCCACTGGAAACTATCCGGACAGATTTCAAGTCTGGCCTAGAAGCCCTACTGAAGGAGAAGCCTACCAAAGCAATTTTCCTTGGCACTAGAAATGGCGATCCGAATGCG GTTGGTCAAGAACAGTTCTCTCCTAGTTCCCCTGGTTGGCCTCCTTTCATGAGGGTGAATCCAATCTTGGATTGGTCTTACAG GGATGTTTGGTCTTTCCTCTTAACCTGCAAGGTCAACTACTGCAGCCTTTATGATCAAGG GTACACTTCTATTGGTAGCATACATGATACTGTCCCAAATGCACAGCTGAGTGATGGGCCAGGGGTGTTTAAACCGGCGTACATGCTGACAGATGGAACGCTTGAAAGGGCCGGTAGAGCAAAGAAGGTTAACAGAAAGAAGGAAGTTGATAGAAATTCTGAAACCAGTTCAATCACGAGTGCCAAGCCATGA